A stretch of DNA from Bacillota bacterium:
CGCAGATTGCCGAACAGCGAATCGCACAAGTGGTGCCTGCGCTGTTGGAGGCGGTAGAACCGGTGACACCTAAAATCCGGTCGCAAGCGCGGGTTCCGTTCGGCGCGCTGCTGGAAAACGGCTACCTGCGCCCGGGTGACCTACTTTTCTTCAAGGGCAGGCGCGAGGCGACGGCGATGGTGTTGGCGAATGGACACATTCGTCTGGGCCAGTGCGAAGGCTCCATCCACCAGATGGGCAAACTCCTTACTGGCGCACCATGCAACGGCTGGGAACACTGGTACTTTCACGATGTTGCAACGGGTATACTTCAGCCGATCGACGTGCTCAGAAAGAGGCTTTTGGCGGAAATGAGCAAGCAGGTTTGTGAAGGAGCACAGGAGGACAGCCTGCTCTTCTGAAGCGATGGAGGAACACAACTTAGCGGTGACACGGACGGATACCACGGAGAGTGTAACTATCGGCGTGCTTGCGCTGCAGGGTGACTTCGAGGCGCACCTGCGGATGCTGGAGCGGTGCGGGGTGAATGGTAAGGAGGTTCGCACGGCGCAGCAGTTGCAGGAGGTGGACGGCTTAATCATCCCAGGCGGCGAGAGCACGACCATCATGAAGTTGATGCAGCGGTATGGCATCGATGCGGTGCTGCAGCAACGTGCCAGGGCAGGGATGCCGGTATACGGTACCTGCGCAGGCTTGATTGTGATGGCGCATGAGATTGAGGGCTATCCCCAGCAGCCCCGGCTGGGTTTACTGGATGTGGCGGTGGCGCGAAACGCTTTCGGCAGGCAGGTGGATAGCTTTGAGATAGACCTGCCTGTGCCCAAACTGGGCGACCCTCCCATTCGCGCGGTGTTCATTCGTGCGCCGTATGTGACCCGAACCGGCGAAGGCGTGGAGGTGCTGGCAAGTCTGGACAGCAAAATCGTACTGGTACAGCAGAACAACCTGCTGGGCGGCGCGTTTCATCCGGAGCTGACGGATGACCTGCGGCTACATTGTTATTTCGTGGAGATGGTGCGTGCCTATCGAAGGCAACAGTGACCGGCATCAACCGGTCACTGCTTCATCGCAAAGGCTGCTGAAGGGAGCTGTTAGGACTCGGCATAAGGGGGTTTCTGGGTATCGAAAGGTATCAAACCGAGGCTGGCGGCACGCCGGAAAGCCTGAACGCGGTTCGATACCTGCAGCTTGTCGTAAATGTTGGCGAGATGGAAGTCCACGGTGCGCTTGCTGACGAACAGAAGGTCGGCCACTTCCTTGCTGGAACGACCTTCGATAATCAGCGACAGCACCTCGATCTCGCGCTTCGTCAGCTTAACCGAGCGCTCATCAGAACCTTTGTGCTTCGGTGTAGCCATGGTACTCATCTGCTCCTTTTAGCTCCTTTCCGTTTTTCGCGCCGCCTCCACAGGGAATATTCCACAATCAGTGCGCGTTCCACAGCAACTTTTCGGTTTCGGAACGCGAACCGGGATAAACCAGTAATGTCACGGGGAGCCAGCCCAAGGCTGAAGCCGTGCGCCAGTGACAACTAACCACTATATAGATGCCAAACTGCAGGTGCAGGTTCCTTTCGTTTTGGACAACGCAATACAATGCAAGACGCAAGGCGTATCCAGAGAGGTATGTAGCCATGCAATGGTCACCGAATCCTGGTAAAGAACTTACGCGCACGTTTGAAGGGCGGGTCTGGGCGCGTTACCCGGTGCGCACCCACGTGGTGCAGCCGGGGGAAGACATCGCGGAGGTCGTGCGACAATATGCCGCGCCGCACCTTCAACAGGGCGATATTCTGGTAATCAGCGAGAAGGTTGTGGCGATTTGCCAGAAGCGTGCGTTTCCGGTAGAGGAAATTCAGCCCCGTCCTCTGGCGCGGTGGCTGAGCCGGTTTGTGACCAAAACCCCGCACGGCATCGGCATCGGCAGTCCGGTCACGATGGAGCTGGCACTGCGCGAGGCAGGGGTATGGCGTATCCTGCTGGCGGCTGCGGTAGCAGCAGTGACCAAACCGCTCGGCATTCGCGGCATGTTCTACCGCGTTGCCGGACGCAACGTGGCAGCGATAGACGGCCCCACCCCCTATACCCTGCCTCCATATAACCGTTACGCCTCCCTTGCTCCGAAGAACCCGAACAAGGTGGCTCAGCGCCTTGCGGACGAGCTGGGAGTGCCGGTGGCTATCGTGGACGCCAACGATTTGGGCGTGGAGGTACTCGGCGCGAGCCATGGGCTGAACCGCGCACTGGCGGTGGAATTGTTCCGCGATAACCCGCTGGGGCAGGGCAGTCAGCAAACGCCGCTGTGTATCCTGCGTCGCGTTGGCTAGCGGCAGGTCATGTGCCATATCCGCAGCAGCTCCGCGACGCTCCACGCCTGCGCGAAACAACCGCGCGGATGGTGGGGCGGGTCACCGTCGAAGATTTCGGATACCGTGCCCAGACCCGCCTCGCGCAGGTGCTTCTCGAAGGGTTTCAGTAAACTGCGCAGACGTGAAAGCGTGGCTGGCGTTCTGCCGGTGGTAAAAAGCAAGGCATCTGCGTACGCTGCCAGCAACCATGTCCATACCGTGCCCTGATGGTACGCGCCGTCGCGGGCGATGACATCCCCCTCGTAGCGCCCGCGATAATCAGGGTCAAAGGGCGCAAGCGTGCGCAACCCGTAGGGCGTCAATAGATACCTTTCTATCGTGCGCACGATGTGCTTTGCCAGGTCGCGGGGCACGGGGGGCTGAGGAATTGCCAGCGCAATCAACTGGTTAGGGCGCAGACGGGGGTCCTGCCTGCCTCTGTCGTCCACCACGTCGGCGAGGTATTGCAGCTGCGGTATCCAGAACTTGCTCATGAAAGACTCACGTGCCTGTCTGATCAGGTCTTCAGCCTCTCGGGCGGTGGTGGCATCGGCGTAGCGACGTGCCGCCTCGCACAGCACGTCCAGAAACTGCAGCCACAGGGCAGCGATTTCCACCGGCTTGCCCTCGCGCGGCGTCACCACCCAGTCGCCCACCTTCGCATCCATCCACGTCACCTGCCAGCCGGGTTCACCCACACGCAGGATACCATCGGCAGGGTCTATCCGAATGCCGAAGCGCGTGCCCTCGCGGTATGCTTGCAGGCACTCTCGCAGACGGGGATATATCTCCTCCCTGAAGAATGACTCGTCTCCGGTTTCCTGCCGGTAGCATTCCGCCATCCACGCAAACCACAGCGTGGCGTCGGCAGTGTTGTATTCGGGTTCCTCGCCCGCATCGGGGAAGCGGTTCGGTATCAATCCATCGCGCAGGTGTCTCGCGAAAAGGCTCAGTACCTCTCGTGCCTCGTCGTAACGACGGCGCACCAGCAGGATGCCGCGCAGGGAAATCATGGTATCCCGCCCCCAGTCGGTGAACCAGGGATAGCCAGCGATGATGCTGGTTCCCTGTGGGCGACGGATGACGAACTGCTCCGCGGCGCACCACAGCGCGCTAGCCAGCGGGTGCTCGCAAAACGGCGACGGCACCTCCTGCTCTTCGGGAGGCTCTGTGGGTATCTGTTTGAGAGGCTCCAGCGATACCACGATGACCGCGCTTTGTCCCCTCTGCAGGTCACAAACCAGCGTGCCGGGCGTCC
This window harbors:
- the pdxT gene encoding pyridoxal 5'-phosphate synthase glutaminase subunit PdxT, translated to MEEHNLAVTRTDTTESVTIGVLALQGDFEAHLRMLERCGVNGKEVRTAQQLQEVDGLIIPGGESTTIMKLMQRYGIDAVLQQRARAGMPVYGTCAGLIVMAHEIEGYPQQPRLGLLDVAVARNAFGRQVDSFEIDLPVPKLGDPPIRAVFIRAPYVTRTGEGVEVLASLDSKIVLVQQNNLLGGAFHPELTDDLRLHCYFVEMVRAYRRQQ
- a CDS encoding response regulator transcription factor, with the translated sequence MATPKHKGSDERSVKLTKREIEVLSLIIEGRSSKEVADLLFVSKRTVDFHLANIYDKLQVSNRVQAFRRAASLGLIPFDTQKPPYAES
- a CDS encoding coenzyme F420-0:L-glutamate ligase; amino-acid sequence: MQWSPNPGKELTRTFEGRVWARYPVRTHVVQPGEDIAEVVRQYAAPHLQQGDILVISEKVVAICQKRAFPVEEIQPRPLARWLSRFVTKTPHGIGIGSPVTMELALREAGVWRILLAAAVAAVTKPLGIRGMFYRVAGRNVAAIDGPTPYTLPPYNRYASLAPKNPNKVAQRLADELGVPVAIVDANDLGVEVLGASHGLNRALAVELFRDNPLGQGSQQTPLCILRRVG
- a CDS encoding amylo-alpha-1,6-glucosidase, coding for MRAECPPNLSFSRNVLHQMEASCRREWLLTNGIGGFACGTIAGLRTRRYHGLLTAATPPPTGRVLVLAEIEAWLEVDSQTYPLSSHLYHGAIHPGGIHHLQRFSLHPCPTHLYTAGKAVVQRQAWLVRHHNAVAVRYTLVSGRKSAGLRLIPLFACRDYHSLTHANNVMDPYAEQVAPGCYRLNPYPGFPSVFLYAGSASFIPYPDWYYAFHYPVEAERGLDSAEDLWTPGTLVCDLQRGQSAVIVVSLEPLKQIPTEPPEEQEVPSPFCEHPLASALWCAAEQFVIRRPQGTSIIAGYPWFTDWGRDTMISLRGILLVRRRYDEAREVLSLFARHLRDGLIPNRFPDAGEEPEYNTADATLWFAWMAECYRQETGDESFFREEIYPRLRECLQAYREGTRFGIRIDPADGILRVGEPGWQVTWMDAKVGDWVVTPREGKPVEIAALWLQFLDVLCEAARRYADATTAREAEDLIRQARESFMSKFWIPQLQYLADVVDDRGRQDPRLRPNQLIALAIPQPPVPRDLAKHIVRTIERYLLTPYGLRTLAPFDPDYRGRYEGDVIARDGAYHQGTVWTWLLAAYADALLFTTGRTPATLSRLRSLLKPFEKHLREAGLGTVSEIFDGDPPHHPRGCFAQAWSVAELLRIWHMTCR